In a single window of the Notamacropus eugenii isolate mMacEug1 chromosome 4, mMacEug1.pri_v2, whole genome shotgun sequence genome:
- the ZHX2 gene encoding zinc fingers and homeoboxes protein 2 isoform X1 gives MASKRKSTTPCMVRTSQVVEQEGPEEVDRGKDKEVGAPQPDTGKDGWTTEPESSSKESELMEVKSAAESQSKKLQGGYECKYCPYSTQNLNEFTEHVDMQHPNVILNPLYVCAECNFTTKKYDSLSDHNAKFHPGETNFKLKLIKRNNQTVLEQSIEGSNHGVTVSGSNLGSGDSDPGISMSKTPIMKLGKPKTDAKKAPRKPEESGSDNHMEGNTTTRVVTEAAEAFARLNGIELLQDSLGHVMPSVQLPPNINLVPKVPVPLNSTKYNCALDTNATMINSFNKFPYPTQAELSWLTAASKHPEEHIRIWFATQRLKHGISWSPEEVEEARKKMFNGTIQSVPQTITVLPAQLASTKMSQPIIQTALPCQILGQTSLVLTQVTNGSTVSCSPITLAVAGMTNHGQKRPLPNLQAAPEPKRAHVAQVPEPPPKVTPTILPPTNDRKKTKEQIAELKASFLQSQFPDDAEVYRLIEVTGLARSDIKKWFSDHRYRSQRGIVHITSESLAKDQLAIAAARHGRSYHAYPDFAPQKFKEKTQGQLKVLEDSFMKSSFPTQGELDRLRTETKLSRREIDTWFSERRKLRDSMEQAVLDSMGSSKKSKEAVVPNGALSRLDQLSSAQLASSLSSPSPAMMKNQEQIHLLKSTFARTQWPTPQEYDQLAAKTGLIRTEIVRWFKENRCSLKTGTLKWIDQYQQQHAMDGHSNESVLRKGTPHLAESPKNGGEMVQQYFKDHKKLSEEDLDKLVTRAKVGCEKTKDSLPGKTTEAASDRSEGNSRDGHGSDENEESDVVDWVEVTVGEDDGISDCTDSWSQAAPEGRAESTNYDSDSEGVTEDTGHV, from the coding sequence ATGGCAAGCAAGAGAAAATCAACAACTCCGTGTATGGTCCGGACATCCCAAGTAGTAGAACAAGAAGGACCTGAGGAGGTTGACAGAGGCAAAGATAAAGAGGTTGGAGCTCCCCAGCCTGACACTGGTAAAGATGGCTGGACCACAGAGCCTGAGAGCTCTTCCAAAGAAAGTGAATTGATGGAGGTGAAGTCAGCAGCAGAGAGCCAATCCAAAAAACTCCAGGGGGGTTACGAATGTAAATACTGCCCATACTCTACACAAAACCTGAATGAGTTCACAGAACACGTGGACATGCAGCATCCCAACGTGATCCTCAACCCACTTTATGTGTGTGCAGAATGTAACTTCACCACCAAAAAGTATGATTCCTTGTCGGACCACAACGCCAAGTTCCACCCTGGGGAGACAAATTTCAAGCTGAAGTTGATTAAACGCAATAACCAAACGGTTTTAGAACAGTCCATCGAAGGATCCAACCATGGTGTGACTGTCAGTGGCAGCAACCTGGGGAGCGGCGACAGTGACCCTGGGATCTCTATGAGTAAGACGCCTATCATGAAACTGGGGAAACCCAAAACTGATGCCAAGAAGGCACCCAGGAAACCAGAAGAAAGTGGTTCTGATAACCACATGGAAGGAAACACCACCACCCGGGTGGTGACAGAGGCTGCCGAGGCTTTCGCAAGGCTTAACGGTATTGAACTACTCCAAGACTCGCTAGGGCACGTGATGCCTTCTGTACAGCTACCACCAAATATTAATCTTGTCCCCAAGGTCCCTGTCCCATTGAATAGTACCAAATACAACTGTGCCCTGGACACCAATGCCACCATGATTAACTCCTTCAACAAGTTCCCTTACCCAACACAAGCAGAACTGTCATGGTTGACAGCCGCCTCCAAACACCCTGAGGAGCACATCAGAATCTGGTTTGCCACACAGCGCTTGAAGCATGGTATAAGCTGGTCTCCAGAAGAGGtagaagaggcaaggaaaaagaTGTTTAATGGGACAATCCAGTCAGTCCCCCAGACTATCACTGTGTTGCCAGCTCAGTTGGCATCCACCAAGATGTCCCAGCCCATCATCCAGACTGCTTTACCTTGCCAAATCCTTGGCCAGACCAGTCTTGTTCTGACCCAAGTGACTAATGGATCGACAGTTTCATGCTCCCCTATCACGCTTGCTGTCGCGGGGATGACCAATCATGGCCAGAAGAGACCTTTACCAAATCTCCAAGCAGCTCCAGAGCCCAAAAGGGCCCATGTGGCCCAGGTTCCTGAGCCCCCACCAAAGGTAACCCCCACCATACTGCCCCCAACAAATGAtaggaaaaagacaaaagaacagATAGCTGAACTGAAAGCAAGCTTCCTCCAGAGTCAATTCCCTGATGATGCAGAAGTCTACCGGCTCATCGAGGTCACTGGCCTCGCAAGGAGTGACATCAAGAAATGGTTCAGTGATCACAGATATAGGAGCCAAAGGGGCATTGTGCACATCACCAGCGAGTCCCTCGCCAAAGACCAGTTGGCCATTGCAGCTGCCCGGCATGGACGTTCCTACCATGCATACCCAGACTTTGCCCCacaaaaattcaaagagaaaacacAGGGTCAGCTTAAAGTTCTGGAAGATAGTTTCATGAAAAGTTCTTTCCCCACCCAAGGAGAGCTGGATCGACTCAGAACAGAAACCAAGCTGAGCAGGAGAGAAATTGACACCTGGTTTTCAGAGAGGAGAAAGCTTAGGGACAGCATGGAGCAAGCTGTTTTAGACTCCATGGGATCCAGCAAAAAGAGCAAAGAAGCAGTGGTCCCCAATGGTGCTTTATCTCGCCTAGATCAGCTTTCTAGCGCCCAGCTGGCCAGCTCTCTCTCCAGCCCCTCCCCAGCAATGATGAAGAACCAGGAACAAATACACCTCCTGAAGAGTACCTTTGCAAGAACCCAGTGGCCCACCCCACAGGAATATGACCAGTTAGCGGCAAAAACTGGTCTGATCAGAACTGAAATTGTGCGTTGGTTCAAAGAGAACAGATGTTCATTAAAGACTGGAACCTTGAAATGGATTGACCAGTACCAACAGCAACATGCTATGGATGGCCACAGTAATGAGTCCGTCCTGAGAAAGGGAACACCGCACCTCGCTGAAAGCCCAAAGAATGGGGGTGAGATGGTTCAGCAATATTTCAAGGACCACAAAAAGCTGAGTGAAGAAGATTTGGACAAACTGGTGACCAGGGCAAAAGTGGGTTGCGAAAAGACCAAAGACTCCTTGCCGGGCAAGACAACAGAGGCCGCTTCGGACAGATCTGAAGGTAACAGCCGGGATGGTCATGGCAGTGATGAGAATGAGGAGTCTGATGTTGTGGACTGGGTAGAGGTGACGGTTGGGGAGGACGATGGCATCTCAGACTGTACAGATAGCTGGAGTCAAGCAGCACCAGAGGGTCGAGCGGAGTCGACCAATTATGATTCTGATTCTGAAGGTGTAACTGAAGACACTGGCCACGTTTAG
- the ZHX2 gene encoding zinc fingers and homeoboxes protein 2 isoform X2: protein MASKRKSTTPCMVRTSQVVEQEGPEEVDRGKDKEVGAPQPDTGKDGWTTEPESSSKESELMEVKSAAESQSKKLQGGYECKYCPYSTQNLNEFTEHVDMQHPNVILNPLYVCAECNFTTKKYDSLSDHNAKFHPGETNFKLKLIKRNNQTVLEQSIEGSNHGVTVSGSNLGSGDSDPGISMSKTPIMKLGKPKTDAKKAPRKPEESGSDNHMEGNTTTRVVTEAAEAFARLNGIELLQDSLGHVMPSVQLPPNINLVPKVPVPLNSTKYNCALDTNATMINSFNKFPYPTQAELSWLTAASKHPEEHIRIWFATQRLKHGISWSPEEVEEARKKMFNGTIQSVPQTITVLPAQLASTKMSQPIIQTALPCQILGQTSLVLTQVTNGSTVSCSPITLAVAGMTNHGQKRPLPNLQAAPEPKRAHVAQVPEPPPKVTPTILPPTNDRKKTKEQIAELKASFLQSQFPDDAEVYRLIEVTGLARSDIKKWFSDHRYRSQRGIVHITSESLAKDQLAIAAARHGRSYHAYPDFAPQKFKEKTQGQLKVLEDSFMKSSFPTQGELDRLRTETKLSRREIDTWFSERRKLRDSMEQAVLDSMGSSKKSKEAVVPNGALSRLDQLSSAQLASSLSSPSPAMMKNQEQIHLLKSTFARTQWPTPQEYDQLAAKTGLIRTEIVRWFKENRCSLKTGTLKWIDQYQQQHAMDGHSNESVLRKGTPHLAESPKNGGEMVQQYFKDHKKLSEEDLDKLVTRAKVGCEKTKDSLPGKTTEAASDRSEDKPVRPIIPIISGALSVKRAENFTLPAFGQDHQGPLTPS, encoded by the coding sequence ATGGCAAGCAAGAGAAAATCAACAACTCCGTGTATGGTCCGGACATCCCAAGTAGTAGAACAAGAAGGACCTGAGGAGGTTGACAGAGGCAAAGATAAAGAGGTTGGAGCTCCCCAGCCTGACACTGGTAAAGATGGCTGGACCACAGAGCCTGAGAGCTCTTCCAAAGAAAGTGAATTGATGGAGGTGAAGTCAGCAGCAGAGAGCCAATCCAAAAAACTCCAGGGGGGTTACGAATGTAAATACTGCCCATACTCTACACAAAACCTGAATGAGTTCACAGAACACGTGGACATGCAGCATCCCAACGTGATCCTCAACCCACTTTATGTGTGTGCAGAATGTAACTTCACCACCAAAAAGTATGATTCCTTGTCGGACCACAACGCCAAGTTCCACCCTGGGGAGACAAATTTCAAGCTGAAGTTGATTAAACGCAATAACCAAACGGTTTTAGAACAGTCCATCGAAGGATCCAACCATGGTGTGACTGTCAGTGGCAGCAACCTGGGGAGCGGCGACAGTGACCCTGGGATCTCTATGAGTAAGACGCCTATCATGAAACTGGGGAAACCCAAAACTGATGCCAAGAAGGCACCCAGGAAACCAGAAGAAAGTGGTTCTGATAACCACATGGAAGGAAACACCACCACCCGGGTGGTGACAGAGGCTGCCGAGGCTTTCGCAAGGCTTAACGGTATTGAACTACTCCAAGACTCGCTAGGGCACGTGATGCCTTCTGTACAGCTACCACCAAATATTAATCTTGTCCCCAAGGTCCCTGTCCCATTGAATAGTACCAAATACAACTGTGCCCTGGACACCAATGCCACCATGATTAACTCCTTCAACAAGTTCCCTTACCCAACACAAGCAGAACTGTCATGGTTGACAGCCGCCTCCAAACACCCTGAGGAGCACATCAGAATCTGGTTTGCCACACAGCGCTTGAAGCATGGTATAAGCTGGTCTCCAGAAGAGGtagaagaggcaaggaaaaagaTGTTTAATGGGACAATCCAGTCAGTCCCCCAGACTATCACTGTGTTGCCAGCTCAGTTGGCATCCACCAAGATGTCCCAGCCCATCATCCAGACTGCTTTACCTTGCCAAATCCTTGGCCAGACCAGTCTTGTTCTGACCCAAGTGACTAATGGATCGACAGTTTCATGCTCCCCTATCACGCTTGCTGTCGCGGGGATGACCAATCATGGCCAGAAGAGACCTTTACCAAATCTCCAAGCAGCTCCAGAGCCCAAAAGGGCCCATGTGGCCCAGGTTCCTGAGCCCCCACCAAAGGTAACCCCCACCATACTGCCCCCAACAAATGAtaggaaaaagacaaaagaacagATAGCTGAACTGAAAGCAAGCTTCCTCCAGAGTCAATTCCCTGATGATGCAGAAGTCTACCGGCTCATCGAGGTCACTGGCCTCGCAAGGAGTGACATCAAGAAATGGTTCAGTGATCACAGATATAGGAGCCAAAGGGGCATTGTGCACATCACCAGCGAGTCCCTCGCCAAAGACCAGTTGGCCATTGCAGCTGCCCGGCATGGACGTTCCTACCATGCATACCCAGACTTTGCCCCacaaaaattcaaagagaaaacacAGGGTCAGCTTAAAGTTCTGGAAGATAGTTTCATGAAAAGTTCTTTCCCCACCCAAGGAGAGCTGGATCGACTCAGAACAGAAACCAAGCTGAGCAGGAGAGAAATTGACACCTGGTTTTCAGAGAGGAGAAAGCTTAGGGACAGCATGGAGCAAGCTGTTTTAGACTCCATGGGATCCAGCAAAAAGAGCAAAGAAGCAGTGGTCCCCAATGGTGCTTTATCTCGCCTAGATCAGCTTTCTAGCGCCCAGCTGGCCAGCTCTCTCTCCAGCCCCTCCCCAGCAATGATGAAGAACCAGGAACAAATACACCTCCTGAAGAGTACCTTTGCAAGAACCCAGTGGCCCACCCCACAGGAATATGACCAGTTAGCGGCAAAAACTGGTCTGATCAGAACTGAAATTGTGCGTTGGTTCAAAGAGAACAGATGTTCATTAAAGACTGGAACCTTGAAATGGATTGACCAGTACCAACAGCAACATGCTATGGATGGCCACAGTAATGAGTCCGTCCTGAGAAAGGGAACACCGCACCTCGCTGAAAGCCCAAAGAATGGGGGTGAGATGGTTCAGCAATATTTCAAGGACCACAAAAAGCTGAGTGAAGAAGATTTGGACAAACTGGTGACCAGGGCAAAAGTGGGTTGCGAAAAGACCAAAGACTCCTTGCCGGGCAAGACAACAGAGGCCGCTTCGGACAGATCTGAAG